The genomic segment CCTCTTATGGCGGCGTACTGACCCATATACTTTCTTGGAGAATGATTTTCTGGTTCATACTTCCCATCATTCTGGCTTCTTTAGTATTGGGGATGCTAACCATCACTTTGCCAGTCAAATCTTTAGGTAAACGTTTTGATCTATATGGCTTCATCACATTGGCTGTGGTGATGTACAGCTTGATTGAAGTATGTAACAAGCTTGGATCAGCAACGTTCAGTGACTATGGCCTATGGATTGCTGTATCAGTTTCTATCTGCAGTCTTGCGCTGTTCATCTGGCATATCTGTCACAGCAATAGGAGAATCCTCGATTTTCGACTTTTGGCGAAACCCTTCCTAGGCCTACGAGCTGGTAACTTCTTCCTCCTGCAATTTACTAATATTGGCATGTCCTTCTTGATCCCAATCTTTGTGCAAAATGCCATGCATATGGATGCACTTAGCGCAGGCCTGATTGTGCTGCCAGGATCATTAATTGGCTCCTTCGTCTCTCCTATAGCAGGACGTATTTATGACCGCCGAGGGGCCACCCTTCCACTTGTACTTGGCAATGCCTCAATGCTTGTCGGTTCATTGCTGCTGTGGTGGTTTACGCACTCCCTAACTGCTGTTAGTCTCATGTGTCTTTACGTGTTTGTGCGCTTTGGCTTTAACTTTAGTTTCGGCAACACCATGTCAGACGCAGCAAAGCATGTGGCACCTCATGAAAAAGGTGACGTGAACGCTTTATTCAACACGCTTCAACAATTCGCAGGCTCATTTGGCACAGCTGCTCTATCAGCAGTAATCACACATGCACAATTACATAATCCGAATACTGCTGAAGCCGTTCGAAGCGGTGGGCAGAGTGACTTTCTGCTGTTATCCGTTCTTGCTGCTTGTGGCTTGTTATGCACCATTGTGGCAGCGCGGATATCAAAACAAACACCAAATTCTGGAATTGAAAATATTGAAGTCTCTGCTTAGGAATCACAGCTATGGTGCCACTTCAGTAATGTTCTGAGGCACCATAGCAAGAGCTCACCAAGGCTCTTAGAGATCATTCGGCAAGCTTGGACTTCAGCGTCCGCCTGCGGCCAACTTCATGAGCTCACTATCAAAATTCAACATAGGTGAAGCTATAGCGTTGGTATCAGTGTGATCATCATCGGCAACGCTCTGCTGCGGGTCAACACTCAAGTCGACTGCGCTACGAGTGTAACGGTTGCCAACTGCTCCTAATAACGTATTTCTGACGTCTGTTCGTACCAAACTTGCTAACTCCGCAGCAACGCGAGTTTGTCGTTGCATCAGACCTTCAGAACCCCAATCAACAGTCGCTGCCATAAGCCCTGTGGGTACGATTACCGCCCGCATAAAGGCGAATAAGGAACGCATAGAGGTATCTGGAACCAGAGCATGTCGCTCGCTACCACCCGTAGCGACTAGCGCGATAGGCATTCCGAGCACAGCATCTTGTGCAGCGACATCCCAAAAACTTTTGAACAAGCCTGAGTACGAGGCTTTGAAAACCGGACTGGCAGCAACTACAGCATCGCTATGAGTAACAATATCTAGAGCAGTCTGCAGCTCCTGTGATATCTGCCAACTTACTGAGGCCACGGCTATATCTTTGGCTAAATTCTTCAGCTCAATAATATTAACCT from the Bifidobacterium sp. genome contains:
- a CDS encoding MFS transporter, with translation MSTKAVSGNTKLAITAVGALTFIGILTETSLTVAFPTLIAEMGQPLSTIQWLTSGYLLTVTFMMSTASYLIQRFKPRTLFIIAASACAIGTLVCALAPSFMPLMAGRLLQAIATGISTPLMFHIVFETIPFHQLGAYVGIASMVTSFAPALGPSYGGVLTHILSWRMIFWFILPIILASLVLGMLTITLPVKSLGKRFDLYGFITLAVVMYSLIEVCNKLGSATFSDYGLWIAVSVSICSLALFIWHICHSNRRILDFRLLAKPFLGLRAGNFFLLQFTNIGMSFLIPIFVQNAMHMDALSAGLIVLPGSLIGSFVSPIAGRIYDRRGATLPLVLGNASMLVGSLLLWWFTHSLTAVSLMCLYVFVRFGFNFSFGNTMSDAAKHVAPHEKGDVNALFNTLQQFAGSFGTAALSAVITHAQLHNPNTAEAVRSGGQSDFLLLSVLAACGLLCTIVAARISKQTPNSGIENIEVSA
- a CDS encoding CE1759 family FMN reductase, translating into MAENRRRQITVVSAGVGEPSTTTKLAEGIAEKTANVLHNSALIAQVNIIELKNLAKDIAVASVSWQISQELQTALDIVTHSDAVVAASPVFKASYSGLFKSFWDVAAQDAVLGMPIALVATGGSERHALVPDTSMRSLFAFMRAVIVPTGLMAATVDWGSEGLMQRQTRVAAELASLVRTDVRNTLLGAVGNRYTRSAVDLSVDPQQSVADDDHTDTNAIASPMLNFDSELMKLAAGGR